From one Mytilus edulis chromosome 1, xbMytEdul2.2, whole genome shotgun sequence genomic stretch:
- the LOC139504088 gene encoding mucin-4-like produces MIDVRVIVILFLLTCPLVIMSPLRGEGENGEQCPGNYCSMFEGICKNGGTCISIGCKGECECTKDFTGHNCEVPITALTTLPPEKKTEAPKKKETKPTTDNTNEKMSVILSLFRMMSHPRPKVTNHIVKKENVIKVSNKKDSDKDSQSYDRTRENFPSRFEPLSEKKQDESSNDKESSDRPKESQRIKQINNESSDRSMESPKTKQINKSNTQDNGGESKSKSLITEKVDKKIVSTSESVEKNEISTVAKKTSVKHTTELSLTTSDTLKIINTTPTTTTHVTVAAIQEKTASPLLSTTNSGSITTIQSTPSSISTTPDKVEKRFNEDALTFSGKTRKVVPKVFHAPQWRSLPQETTTVKTNVLIDGKIDEQQNHSSLNNSDILAHMANAGDKVLSSTTLSNMYLTHKLLSKSRIFVSTVPNKTIRPESTKKPPVTLDNASTQSQVQNNGGKNKQSAVKERSTSIDLAKEEIALAAKRIVIANSFVVTTTSLPTKSIKAGNVGNLVTITQPPYVKFTSHMLKQGTQNMATKTSTILPITNNLSTSSLKNLETTTTSIGILGNSPTTVMMSTTKSPSKPRLRKSLLSHNSGDIQNHKRTNY; encoded by the coding sequence ATGATAGACGTACGTGTAATTGTGATCCTTTTTCTCCTTACCTGTCCGctagttattatgtcaccctTAAGAGGAGAAGGTGAAAATGGTGAACAGTGTCCGGGTAATTATTGCTCAATGTTTGAAGGAATTTGTAAAAATGGTGGCACTTGTATAAGTATTGGATGTAAAGGTGAATGTGAATGTACAAAAGACTTTACTGGACATAATTGTGAAGTTCCAATCACCGCTTTAACAACATTACCTCCAGAAAAGAAGACTGAAGCTCCTAAAAAGAAGGAAACAAAACCGACTACTGACAATACAAATGAGAAAATGAGTGTCATATTATCGTTATTCCGTATGATGTCTCATCCAAGACCAAAAGTTACAAATCATATCGTCAAGAAAGAAAATGTCATAAAAGTCAGCAACAAAAAAGATAGTGATAAGGATTCACAATCATATGATCGCACACGAGAAAATTTCCCATCCAGGTTTGAGCCCCTATCAGAGAAGAAGCAAGACGAGTCATCAAACGACAAAGAGTCTTCAGATCGTCCAAAGGAAAGTCAAAGgattaaacaaataaacaacgAGTCTTCTGATCGTTCAATGGAAAgcccaaaaacaaaacaaataaacaaaagtaacaccCAGGATAATGGAGGTGAATCCAAAAGCAAATCGCTTATTACAGAAAAGGTCGACAAAAAAATAGTTTCTACAAGTGAATCTGTTGAAAAGAATGAGATTTCTACGGTAGCAAAGAAAACATCCGTAAAACATACAACAGAATTATCTTTAACGACGTCGGATACACTAAAAATTATAAACACGACTCCAACAACAACGACGCACGTAACTGTTGCTGCAATACAAGAAAAAACTGCCAGTCCGCTTTTATCAACAACAAATTCAGGCTCGATAACAACCATTCAAAGTACCCCTTCATCAATAAGTACAACTCCTGATAAGGTAGAAAAACGTTTTAATGAAGACGCACTGACATTTAGTGGAAAAACaagaaaagttgtgccaaaagtGTTCCATGCACCGCAATGGCGATCTCTCCCTCAGGAAACAACAACAGTTAAAACAAATGTTCTAATAGATGGAAAAATAGATGAACAACAAAACCATTCGTCTTTAAATAATTCAGACATTCTGGCACACATGGCAAATGCTGGAGATAAAGTTTTGAGCTCGACAACCTTATCAAATATGTATCTTACTCATAAACTTCTGAGTAAATCACGAATTTTTGTTTCGACTGTTCCAAATAAGACAATAAGACCGGAAAGCACTAAGAAACCTCCAGTGACTTTAGACAATGCAAGTACACAAAGTCAAGTTCAAAATAATGGTGGGAAAAATAAACAATCAGCAGTAAAGGAGAGAAGTACTTCTATTGATCTGGCTAAAGAAGAAATTGCATTGGCTGCTAAAAGAATTGTAATTGCTAATAGTTTTGTGGTGACAACAACGTCATTACCAACAAAATCGATAAAAGCGGGAAATGTGGGAAATTTAGTCACTATAACACAACCCCCTTACGTCAAATTCACGTCACATATGTTAAAACAAGGCACACAAAATATGGCAACAAAAACCAGTACAATATTACCAATAACGAACAATTTATCGACATCGTCTTTAAAAAACCTTGAAACAACAACGACAAGTATTGGTATTTTAGGCAACTCGCCAACAACAGTCATGATGTCCACAACGAAATCTCCGTCAAAACCAAGATTAAGAAAATCTCTTCTTTCGCACAATTCTggggacattcaaaatcataaacgGACAAACTACTAG
- the LOC139504099 gene encoding uncharacterized protein isoform X2, translated as MLFTMMIGLLTLSASVAPDCIVQRPISERRCVHGFITCEHGYCDRITDPCTCDSDIWSGVKCEKLYCPPECNGLCECYDNNVVCLQAETSQVSGSTVPNNQVVTTQILDPPRNDVIQQEHVCSDNYTLRPRLERYCKGVFCKYGKCAVTERGNHRCQCDLGGAGDLCEKRCCKLCGDSGCKIINGTEYCDYENPPGKDLILDEREWDAFISYKSEGNDEQFVLKYLYPKLELELGFKLCLHFRDFIPGNAIANNILQSVTKSRRVILLLTPRFIESEWTRFEYQKAQYEMIHGRQTIIPIILEDISSFKKTMDINLQQILKSVTYLEWPGGDNPSKEKKFWTRLMLALPKRKEVEERLQTSSNPASQYSVQHDLPESIIYTKEEKNLNQNNKTIQPVVTLKKEEKILSDIIAGETHKTKNGKILLDSYYSIHL; from the exons ATGCTGTTTACCATGATGATCGGACTTTTAACACTTTCAGCATCTGTAGCACCAGACTGTATTGTACAGCGACCAATATCTGAGCGAAGGTGTGTCCATGGATTTATAACTTGTGAACACGGTTATTGTGACAGGATCACAGACCCGTGTACATGTGATAGTGATATTTGGTCCGGCGTTAAATGTGAAAAGTTATATTGTCCTCCAGAATGTAATGGACTGTGCGAATGTTATGACAATAACGTTGTATGTTTGCAAGCGGAAACGAGCCAAGTATCTGGCAGTACAGTACCTAACAATCAAGTAGTCACCACTCAAATACTCGACCCCCCGAGAAACGATGTTATTCAACAGGAACATGTATGCTCAGATAATTATACACTACGTCCACGTTTAGAAAGATATTGCAAAGGAGTATTCTGCAAGTATGGGAAGTGTGCTGTTACTGAGCGGGGGAACCATAGATGTCAATGTGACCTTGGGGGAGCTGGAGATTTATGTGAAAAACGGTGCTGTAAATTATGTGGTGATTCCGGTTGTAAGATTATTAATGGAACAGAATACTGTGATTACGAAAATCCTCCTGGAAAAGATCTTATATTGG atGAAAGGGAATGGGATGCATTTATTTCTTACAAAAGCGAAGGAAATGATGAACAATTTGTGCTGAAATATTTATATCCAAAATTAGAACTAGAACTAGGTTTTAAATTGTGTCTTCACTTTAGAGACTTCATTCCTGGCAATG CAATAGCCAATAACATACTACAGTCTGTTACTAAAAGCAGACGAGTTATTTTGTTGTTAACGCCCAGATTTATAGAGAGCGAATGGACCAGGTTTGAATATCAAAAAGCTCAATATGAGATGATTCACGGAAGACAAACGATCATTCCTATAATACTGGAAGACATTTCATCCTTCAAAAAGACAATGGATATCAATTTACAACAAATCCTAAAATCAGTTACCTATTTAGAATGGCCAGGGGGAGATAACCCGTCGAAAGAAAAGAAGTTCTGGACAAGGTTAATGTTAGCGTTGCCAAAAAGAAAAGAAGTTGAAGAACGCCTTCAAACTTCTTCTAACCCTGCTAGTCAATATAGTGTTCAACATGATCTACCGGAATCAATTATTTATACAAAGgaagaaaaaaacttaaatcaaaacaACAAAACGATACAACCAGTGGTTACacttaaaaaagaagaaaagattcTTAGTGATATAATTGCTGGGGAAACTCATAAAaccaaaaatggtaaaattttacTGGACTCCTACTATTCAATTCACTTATAA
- the LOC139504099 gene encoding uncharacterized protein isoform X1 → MLFTMMIGLLTLSASVAPDCIVQRPISERRCVHGFITCEHGYCDRITDPCTCDSDIWSGVKCEKLYCPPECNGLCECYDNNVVCLQAETSQVSGSTVPNNQVVTTQILDPPRNDVIQQEHVCSDNYTLRPRLERYCKGVFCKYGKCAVTERGNHRCQCDLGGAGDLCEKRCCKLCGDSGCKIINGTEYCDYENPPGKDLILDPVEEIWYWYLIVALVVVTSSTIFMLYILWWKRYIPVLKLVHYFKSYEDDDEREWDAFISYKSEGNDEQFVLKYLYPKLELELGFKLCLHFRDFIPGNAIANNILQSVTKSRRVILLLTPRFIESEWTRFEYQKAQYEMIHGRQTIIPIILEDISSFKKTMDINLQQILKSVTYLEWPGGDNPSKEKKFWTRLMLALPKRKEVEERLQTSSNPASQYSVQHDLPESIIYTKEEKNLNQNNKTIQPVVTLKKEEKILSDIIAGETHKTKNGKILLDSYYSIHL, encoded by the exons ATGCTGTTTACCATGATGATCGGACTTTTAACACTTTCAGCATCTGTAGCACCAGACTGTATTGTACAGCGACCAATATCTGAGCGAAGGTGTGTCCATGGATTTATAACTTGTGAACACGGTTATTGTGACAGGATCACAGACCCGTGTACATGTGATAGTGATATTTGGTCCGGCGTTAAATGTGAAAAGTTATATTGTCCTCCAGAATGTAATGGACTGTGCGAATGTTATGACAATAACGTTGTATGTTTGCAAGCGGAAACGAGCCAAGTATCTGGCAGTACAGTACCTAACAATCAAGTAGTCACCACTCAAATACTCGACCCCCCGAGAAACGATGTTATTCAACAGGAACATGTATGCTCAGATAATTATACACTACGTCCACGTTTAGAAAGATATTGCAAAGGAGTATTCTGCAAGTATGGGAAGTGTGCTGTTACTGAGCGGGGGAACCATAGATGTCAATGTGACCTTGGGGGAGCTGGAGATTTATGTGAAAAACGGTGCTGTAAATTATGTGGTGATTCCGGTTGTAAGATTATTAATGGAACAGAATACTGTGATTACGAAAATCCTCCTGGAAAAGATCTTATATTGG ACCCAGTAGAGGAGATATGGTACTGGTACCTGATCGTAGCTCTGGTGGTGGTAACATCGTCAACAATTTTCATGTTGTACATACTGTGGTGGAAGAGATATATACCTGTGTTAAAACTTGTTCATTACTTCAAATCTTATGAAGATGATG atGAAAGGGAATGGGATGCATTTATTTCTTACAAAAGCGAAGGAAATGATGAACAATTTGTGCTGAAATATTTATATCCAAAATTAGAACTAGAACTAGGTTTTAAATTGTGTCTTCACTTTAGAGACTTCATTCCTGGCAATG CAATAGCCAATAACATACTACAGTCTGTTACTAAAAGCAGACGAGTTATTTTGTTGTTAACGCCCAGATTTATAGAGAGCGAATGGACCAGGTTTGAATATCAAAAAGCTCAATATGAGATGATTCACGGAAGACAAACGATCATTCCTATAATACTGGAAGACATTTCATCCTTCAAAAAGACAATGGATATCAATTTACAACAAATCCTAAAATCAGTTACCTATTTAGAATGGCCAGGGGGAGATAACCCGTCGAAAGAAAAGAAGTTCTGGACAAGGTTAATGTTAGCGTTGCCAAAAAGAAAAGAAGTTGAAGAACGCCTTCAAACTTCTTCTAACCCTGCTAGTCAATATAGTGTTCAACATGATCTACCGGAATCAATTATTTATACAAAGgaagaaaaaaacttaaatcaaaacaACAAAACGATACAACCAGTGGTTACacttaaaaaagaagaaaagattcTTAGTGATATAATTGCTGGGGAAACTCATAAAaccaaaaatggtaaaattttacTGGACTCCTACTATTCAATTCACTTATAA